A single window of Paenibacillus thermoaerophilus DNA harbors:
- a CDS encoding YwbE family protein — MANGTLRSDVRPGQLVDIVLKQDQRTGKTTRGIVKELLTKSPQHPHGIKVRLQDGQVGRVKAIIGTAEDRLAGAVKATGASPEAGTPSTGGADA; from the coding sequence ATGGCGAACGGAACGTTGAGAAGCGACGTACGGCCGGGGCAACTCGTCGATATCGTACTGAAGCAGGATCAGCGGACGGGCAAGACGACTCGCGGCATCGTGAAGGAGCTGCTGACGAAGTCGCCGCAGCATCCGCACGGGATCAAGGTACGGCTGCAGGACGGGCAAGTCGGCCGGGTGAAGGCGATTATCGGGACAGCGGAAGATCGTTTGGCCGGAGCGGTGAAGGCGACGGGAGCATCGCCGGAAGCGGGAACGCCGTCAACGGGAGGGGCCGACGCATGA
- a CDS encoding CxxH/CxxC protein codes for MYCVCKEHLELAIDQFVDEYEDAPDIVDLAETKFSAWEPPAHCERCSQPPRYLVV; via the coding sequence ATGTATTGCGTATGCAAGGAACATCTGGAGCTGGCGATCGATCAATTCGTCGACGAGTACGAGGATGCGCCCGATATCGTGGATCTGGCGGAGACGAAGTTCTCCGCGTGGGAACCGCCGGCGCATTGCGAACGATGCTCTCAGCCGCCGCGTTATCTGGTGGTGTGA